The following nucleotide sequence is from Peptococcus niger.
CGCAAACCTAAAGTACAAATACGGAAATAGGCATTTCTGGTGTAGAGGCTACTACGTCGATACCGCGGGAAAAAATGCGAAAAAAATCCAAGAGTATATCAAAAACCAATTGGAAGAAGACTATTTGGCGGATCAGATAAGTATGAAAGAATTCATCGACCCGTTTACGGGTCAGCAGGTCAAATAAAGTATGAAAATAGGCGCTTTAGCGCCAACTGGGGATTTGTTGCAAGAGAAAGAAATTCAGAGCACGTGAGTGCTGCCAGTAACAGCCCCTTATAGGGGCATAACAAACCACCGGCTAAGCCGGTGGTTCTGATTTGTTCGGTATTATTTGTTAATTTCTAATCAACAGTTCTTAGAAAAGAACTTTCTCTAAAAAATAAAAACAACACTACCTTTACACACTTTACAAACGGTACTTCACGTAGTAAGCACTTACTGCTGGTTATCGGCTCAATTTTGTTTTGCGACGTTATAAAATTTAAGAGTTTTTTATACACGAAATCGTTCCTTTGATAGCAAAAAGAATTGCGAAAAGTTTGTCGTATAGACCAAAATGTTTTATCCAATACCATAGGAAGAGAAAGAATTTACTATGCCCCTATTGATGACGGAATGATCACTGTCAATAGGGGGCATGCTAGATATCTTTATCGACCTTTTGTTTTACGTTATCGATAAACATACAAATCAAATAAAGATATAATTATATGACTTAGCTGAATAATGAAATAAAAAATTGCGATCAGAAGTATAGGTTATAGAAAAAAAGAGATGAGTAGCTAAGGCACTCATCTCTTTTTTCTATAAGTATATTTACTTATTTAAATTTTGGATATTTATCTCTATTCTATAGACTGATATTTCAACTCAAATAATCACCGGTGATGTAGAAGTTTGACTTACTTAGATTGTTTAAAGCCTGTTTACTGAATTTTCCTTGGGTACTGTAAATATTAGCGTTGTCTACCATCCATTCTTTTAAGTCACCATTGCTTATGAGTTTATTTTGCTGATCTGTTGTAAATAACTGATGTCTCTTTATCAGGTCGCTCATTTGCTGGTCAGATAACGTTACTTTCAGTTCTGTTTTAAAAAACTGTTTAAGGGAGCTTGTAGACTCTTCTGATGTAGCTTCTAGCTGTTGAATATAAGAATCTCGCATTTTTAGAAATGCTTTTAATTTATCCGGATTCTCTTTAGCCCATTTTGCATTAGCAACATAAAGCATCGGAATGTGCAAGTCTAAATCTTTACCATTAACAACTTCTTGCCATCCTTGATCAAATGCTTTATAGATATAAGGTGACCAAAGAATCAAATAATCCCCTTTTCCTGATTTATAAGCTTTAATGGCTTCATCTGGCTCCATGGCTTGGATTGAAATATCTTTTTCTGATAGATTGAATTGTTGTAAATAGTGATGGAGTAGAACTGAGGAGGTAGAGGCGGTTGTTAAGATGAAAGTTTTTGATTGTACCAGTTCTTTGGCCCCTCTAATTCCATTAGGTTCTGTAGTTGTCAGAATGGGGTCATTAGGTCTGGCAAATATTATATTTGCAGCGCTTTCATCGGATGCAATACCAATCAATTCTGCCTTTTTCGTATTTAGGACCATCATTGCTGGAGATACACCCAATGATGCAATCTGCCAGTCTGCTTTTTGCAGTTGAGCGTAGATATCAGTTCCAGTAGAATAATAGGTCGGCGATAGTTTGAAGTTGTTTTTTTCGTCAAACTTATCTTGCTTTGCTTGGTATTCTGGCCAGGCATCAATTTGCACCAATGAGTGAATGGCAAGCGGTTCAGCCTTTGATACTCTTCCATTGTTGGAAATGCCTAAATTTTCTTCTGCACAAGCTGTTGTTAGGCTGATGATAAGTGAACAGATTAAAATGAGAGATAGTTTTTTCATTTTTGTCACTCTCCTAATCAGCAAGTACGTTAGGGTTATTTGAGTCAGAAGACGTTAGGGATGTGTTGTGCTTAATATAGCTCTGGCCTTTTAATAAGTTAAATGTTTTTCTGCCGGTTAATCGGAATACAATCATGCAGCCAAAATAGATGGCAAAGGAGATACCAGCGACTATTAAAATGGTATTAAAAGTACTCATAGATGGGTTTGCTGTGTAGCCGATGATGGTTGGCACGAAGATATAAGTTGGGATCATGAAAACGTTCATTGCACCCATTTCCGTTGGGGCGGTTGTGCGAAGATTCGGGTCGACAATCCGTATCAAGGCAATCCCTGTGGGGCAGGTTCCGGTTAGACAACCCCATAAACCAAGTGTGCGTTCAAAATCACAGTCCCCACCAAGGCGTTGGCCTAAAATAACGGCAATAATCAATGTGAAAATCCCAACGATCAGACACATAATCAACATAGGTACAATCCATTTACCGATGATAGCCACTTGAATGGACATAAATGCTGCACAAATTAAAAAGTCGGTTGACCAGCCTGTTATACGCGTTTGCAAGGCACTATCATGATACTGTAACAAGTTGAGTTTACCCATTATAAAGCGGACAATATAGGCGACAATCATACCATTTAAAAAAGTCATGGAAGCAAATGTATCTCCGACAGTCCCGGGGATAATGAGTTGTAATAACTTACCCATATAAACGGCGCCTATAAAACACAAGCCTACAAGTCCCATGTGAAACGCTAAGACATCAATACTGCCGCTATAGGTGGTGATGCGCCCATAATGTTCTTCTTGAGATGATTTTGGGAAAAGACCACTGGTAATATGGTCAGAAATTTTCTCAGAATACTTGGCTAAGCCGCGTTTTAAGCCCCATTTAGCCATGGGAACGCCAATACCGAAAGCAAATAAAAAGCCAATTGCTGCATAGGTTACGCCTACTTGGACAGCGTCAGGCCAACCGTTTGCTTCAATCATACCGCCGAAGACAGCTGACTGTCCAGGACCTTGGCAAAAAGCGAAGGGAATCATTAATCCGTACAGTGGATTCATATCAAAACTTTTGCCGACTAATAGGATAATGAAGAAACCCATCAGAGGTGTGATAACATACATCATATCCCAAATAAAGCCCATGCCCATTGAGCCTTTAAAAATTTGTTTAGCAACAGCTCCAGCGCCGCCTTCGCCTTCAGGAGCGCCGGTTAAGCCAATTGAAATGAAAGAGATGGTAAATAGGAATCCGACAGCTTGCGTTAACATTCCGGAAGAGGCTTGTGGTAACATATTAGCATTCATTAATCCAAAACCAATCAGCCCGCCGATAACGCTGGCTGGCAATAAAATATTACCAAGTGGTTTTATTTTTGCACGGCAGAGCATACCGATTAAAATCATTACGCCTACCCAACTAATTGACATCATCATTTCCATAATAATTTCCTCCAAACAGAGTGTGTGTATATCCCTACTAAACAGTGGTTGGTTGAGGAGATTCGGTTTCTGTTATTTGGCCCGAGTTGAAAATGGTACCGTCATTAACAATTGTTGCAATAACATTTATATTTTTAATTTCTGAGGGTGCAATACGTAATGGATTTTGATCTAATACCACAAAATCGGCCAGTTTCCCCTTAGCTATAGAGCCCTTAATGTCATCTTCATAATATTGGTAGGCTGCATTAATGGTATAGCTCTTTAAGGCGGTTAATACATCTACACATTGGTGATTACCAATGTGGCGCCCTTCATAACTGATTCGATTGGCAGCTGCCCATATACTTAAAAGAGGAGTTTGTGGTGTAATTGGAGAATCACAATGGGTACTGAAAGGAATCCCTAATTGCTGGGCCCATCCCGCCGGATCTAAATTCGCACCACGAGTAGGACCTAAAAATCGATCCATATGACGATTTCCCCAGTAATAAGTATGAAGTGAAAAGAAGGAGGGGGTTGCATGTAGGGCTTTCATACGTACTAACTGATCATATCGTGCAGTTTGTGCATGAATTACAATAGGTCGATCGTCGACGCGTGGATATTTTTTTTGAGCACGTGTTAAAGCATCCAAGTACATATCCAGAGTGCGGTCTCCATTACAATGGCAGACCGCCTGTTGTCCAGAACGATAAATGTCCATTACTTTTTGGTCTAGAGCTTCCTGGCTGCACGCTGGATAGGCGACCCAATCGCGGTTGCCTTGATAAGCGGTATAGTATGGCTCGCTCATGTAAGCGGTGTAAGCTTGTATGGAACCATCCTGAACGATTTTAATTCCCTGTAAGGTGACATAGTCATCTTTTTGGTTTATGAAGTTTGATTCTTCCAATATTTCCGAAAAAGGACAAATGGTGACGCGAACTTTTAATCGACCTTGCTTGTGAGCAGCGTAGTAAGCTTTAATGGTTTCGATGTTTTTAACGCCGCCATCATTGGCTGTTGTTACACCATTTGAAGCATATATTTCAGATGCTTTCTCCAAAGCTTGGATGCATTCTTCTCCTTCTCCAGATAAGGAAAATATACCGCCTGTCGGTAAAAGATATACCGCTTGTTCGTCGAGGTGGCCGGTTGGTTCTCCGGTTTGGGCATCTTTAAATATCTTGCCCCCAATGGGGTCGGCTGTAGTACGATCAATATTTGCTATTTCTAACATTTTGGAATTGGCATAACCGACATGTCCAGAAATATGAGATACGAAAATAGGAATTGATTTTGACACTTTGTCCAAATCATGGCGGTTGAGATGTCTTTTTTCTTTGATTAGCGTGTCATCATATCCCCAACCGATAACCATTTTGGTATCTGGATGTGTATCAAGATGATTCTTTAAAGAGGTCATCACATCACTAATGGACTTTATAGATCCGATGGGTGGACAAGCCAACTGTACAGAATTTAAAGCTGCACCGCCGACAACGCTGAAATGACTGTGTGAATCATAAAAACCAGGCATTAAAGTATTGCCTTGCAAATCGACAATACGCGTTTTGGGTCCTTTCCATCGGGCAATTTCATTTTCTGTACCGAGTGCGATGATACGTCCTTCTCTGACCGCTATTGCCTGAACGTTTGGCAGTCGGTCTTCCATAGTAAGGATGTCTCCATTTTTATAAATAGTGCTTGCGTAGTCCATAATATAAATATCCTTTCGATAAATGAACGGTGCAGCACTGGCCAGTGCGACCTTCTCAGGTCCTTTTATCTATAAATTAGTTTAATAGCTGTGTGATTTTTTGTGAAATACGTTTTAGGGTAAGATGATATAAACACAAAGGAATAAGGGGGTGATAAACATGGAGTTATTGCAATATTATTACTTCAATAAAATGGCAGAATTTGAAAATTTATCTAAAGCGGCGGAATCCTTGTATGTTTCGCAGCCGTCTTTGAGTAAAATGCTTTCTCGTATTGAGAGCGAGGTGGGCCATTCGCTGTTTGACCGACATGGTAAAAGTTTGAAATTAAATGAGTTTGGAAAAGCTTTTTTAAAGCATTCTCAGATTATTGTTAATCATGCTGAAACTATCCCGGATGAATTAAATGAAATTGCTCATATTGCGGGAAAACGATTAATAATAGCATCATCCAATACGAGTTTGTTAAATCGATGGCTATATGATTTTATTAATCAAATGCCTGATGTGGGCTTGCGCCATACCATTTTGAATAATCATCAAGCAATGATGCAGCTCTTAAGTGGTGAAATAGACTATGCCATTACCTTAGGAGGTATTAATCATCCGGATATAGAATCACATATCTTGTGGACCGATCGATATCAAGTTGTTGCCAATAAAAATAGCCGGTATGCAGGCCTAAAAAGTGCTTATTTTAGGGAATTTGAAAATGCAAATTTTTTTGCATTACCGGAAAAAGAGGACTTCCCGCGTTATATAGATCAGCTTGCTAAGCAGGGAGGTTTTACGCCACGAATTGTATTTGAAAGTGAAATTGAGCTGGTTTTAGAAATATTGCCATCACTGGATGCTGTCATTATTTGTTTGGAGCAGTCCGATACCTTTTATAAACGGTTAAATTATATTAACGCCATCAGATTATTGGACCCATTTGCAGAGTGTGATGTTGTGATTAATTGGCATAAAAATAAAATTCATAACGTGGCTGGCAAGAATCTTTTAGAGTATATAAAAAGAGATTTACCTAAGTTGTTTGATATTAAGGATTAGCGATAGGATTATGCTGCCGCAAAGAAGCTCCTGGGCCTGTTTGTAGGCTTGCCTTTGGTGGGCGGTTTGGTATACTGGAAATAGTCCGCGCCTTTTTGCTGCGGTGCTTGCGGTTGACGATAGGGGCCTGTGAAGGGCTCATTTTGACTGCTATCGGTGGATGGTAAATGTGTTGCTTTTTAATAAGAACAGGAGGTTTTTTATGCAATTTACAGAACGTATTTGGCCTAAGATTCAGCCTTTATGGGACAGTTATATGACGCATCCCTTTGTCCAGGGCTTGGGGGACGGCTCGCTCCCCTTGGAAAAATTTAAACATTGGTTGGCCCAGGATTATGTTTATTTGGTTGAATATGCGCGGTTGTTTGCAATCGGCACGGCAAAGGCGCCAAGCTTGGAGATTATGAATACCTATGCCAAGGGGTTGGATGGTGTTCTCTTTATGGAGATGAATTTGCACCGCCAATATGCGGCTTCTTTCGGTATGGCTGAGGAGACGCTTTTGGCAACGCAGCCGTCGGCGGTCAATTTGGCCTATACGAGTTATATGTTGAATAAGGCACAGAGTGGCGGGATTGAAAATGTGGTGGCCGCCCTATTGGCTTGTTCCTGGAGTTACAACCATATTGGTTTGAATTTAGCAAAAGAGCCGGGTGCTTTGACGGATAATCCCTATGCCAGCTGGATTGAGATGTATGCAGGCGATGAATTTACGGCACTAAATGATGCGGCGATGGCCCTGATGAACCAATTAACAGAAGGAAAGCCGGCGCATGAATTGGATGCCTTGGAAGATGTTGTGATCAAGACCGGGTATTTTGAGTACCTCTTCTGGGATATGTGCTGGGAAGAGGCCACTTGGCCGGCGGCCATTCCGGGCGTTCAATAGACAGCACTTTTCTTAGCTAGACGTTGGTAGGAGGCGCTTGTATTTAGGCCGGTCTGCCAGGCCTTGGGCTTGGCGCCGGGTAGTTTGCTCCGGTTTGTGTTTGGACAACCGGGTCGGAATTGATACAGGGCTTCCTGACTTGGGACTTGGCCTTAACGGCCATCGGAGTGCTGTGTGTGCAGTCCATACAATGAATTCTACCTTTAGAGGCAACGCTTCAGTTGCCTCTTTTTTTATGGCGGCCATTTCGTAAGGGTAGGCCGGTGCGATGGTGGGTATATGGTTTAACAAGTGAAAGTAAAGAGGGAGCGTGGTTATGAACGTTATACTGATGACGATTTTAGGCTGTACCCTGCCCGGCTTGGCGACGGGTGTCGGCGCTTTACCAATCTTTTTTGCCCAACGGGTTTCTCAGCGCGTCTTGGATACCCTGCTCGGCGGGGCGGCGGGGGTGATGTTGGCGGCAACCTGTTTTTCGCTTATTTTGCCGAGCATCACATACGGTGGTGGCGATTTTAAGGCGGTGATGGTGACCTCGCTGGGCATTCTCGCCGGGGCGGTCTTGCTGGATGCCATTGACAAATACGCGCCTCATGAGCATTTAATGGACCAACGCATTGAAGGACATCGGGCGCAGAGCCTTAAAAAAATATGGCTGTTTGTGATTGCAATTACGATTCATAATTTCCCGGAAGGCCTGGCCACAGGCGTGGGGTTCGGAACGGATAACCTAGCCAATGGGATCGCCATGGCAACGGGCATCGGCTTGCAAAATATGCCGGAAGGAATGGCGGTAGCCCTGGCCCTGGTGCGGGAACAGTATTCACGACGGTTTGCATTTTTGGTGGCGCTGGCAACCGGCTGCGTTGAACCGGTTGGGGCTTTTTTAGGGCTGGGACTGGTGCATATTTTTCAGCCCCTGGTGGGCTTTATTTTGGCCCTGGCCGGCGGGGCAATGCTTTTTGTCATCAGCGATGAGATTATCCCGGAAACGCATGCCAACGGTTATGAACGTCAGGCCACTTATGGGATCATTGTGGGCTTTATTGTGATGATGATTTTGGATATTCTCTTAGGATAGATCAGCTGTAGCAGCTGAAGGCTGTTTTTGGACAAGGGATAAAGGATGGGGTATCAATGCAGACAGTATCAGCGGAGATGGGACGTCGACAAGGGATAACGGTTCAATTTAAGGGCCTGCGGTATGCGGCAGCTGAGCGGTATACGCCACCGGAGCTTGTGCCGTTTGAAGGGGCCTTGGCGGAGATGATCGGGTTTACGCCGTATGCCTTGCAGAATCGTACATCGCTGGAAAAACTGATTTTTGGCGTGGATTATGGGGCTGTCCGGCAAAGGGAGGACTGCCAGTACCTGTCGGTCACGGTGCCCTTGGAAGATGGGGCGATGCCGGACGGATTACCGGTTATGGTCTGGTTCCACGGTGGCGCCTTCAGCAATGGCGGGGCGGACAACCGGGCCTATGACCCGGTTAACCTGGCGGAAGAGAGCAAGGTTATCGTGGTATCGGTCAATTACCGACTGGGAATTTTGGGCTTTGTGCGCGATGCGGCTGGCCATACCGGCCATCCAGGCCTGCTGGACCAGATTGCGGCCTTGCAGTGGGTGGCGGCGCATATTGAGCGCTTTGGTGGGGACCCGACCAAGGTCTGTATTTTTGGTCAATCTGCCGGGGGGACATCGGTCCATTCCCTCTTGCTGTCGGTGGGGGATTCGGGCTTATTCCGTCGGGCCATTATTCAAAGCGCTCCTTTTGGAACCCTGACCCGGCGCAGCCCGATGGATGAGGCCATTCGCGCCCAAGTGCTAAGCCTGCCGGAGGATGCAGGGCCGGAGGCCTTATTGGAATGCCAGCTGATGGCAGAAAAAGCCGTTCGTGAACGCGGCAATGCGCGCTACATGCACTTTGCCCCTCACGCCGGCGTTAGCCCCCTGCCGCCGGCTGACCGGAGCTTAGACGCTTATGCCCGGGCAGCTGAAAAAGTGGACCTCTTGATTGGCGCCAACACTTGTGAGCCGTCCATTTATATGGCGCATTACCCCTGGTTTCCCAAAGCCGTGCAAAGACCGTATCTGGGCCAAGTCTTACGCAGGATCTTGCGGTTTAAGTCCGATGCCATCTTCGGCAAGGGCGCTCGCCGTGTCGCAACAGACTACGCCCAGGCTGGGGGGCGGACCTATTTTTATGAATGCTCCTGGGGCGAAGACAGGTCTGTTTACGGTGGCTGCCATTGTGCGGAAATGCCCCTGGTTTTCGGCGCCGACCTCTATATGGGCAGTCCGCTCTTAATGAATAAATCCATCGCTGAAGTGGATCGCGTCGGACAGCGGGTGCGGCGCATTTGGACCGATTTTGCTAAGACCGGCGTGATTCAGAGCCTGGCCATTCCCGGCTGTATTCAGATAAAACCGCTGTAAAGCCAGGGTGTATCAGCTGGTTTGTGAAAGTATGGCGCCATGCTGACAGAAACAAGGACCTTGTTTGGCTGATGGATAATTATTTTGGAGGTATTGTCGGATGACCTATAAGACCATAACAGATTACCTGCCTATTTTTGCTGGGAAACCTGCCGGACACTGGGTGGTGGACGACCACAACGCCGGTACGGAGGCCGAGCCCATTGACATGGCTCACGTGGTCTACAGCGATGACGTACAGGACTTTATCGCTGTCATGACCCGGTTTCAAAAGAAAAATCCCCTAATGGGGCTGCGTGATTTTAACGATATTCTCAAGGCTTACGGCATTCGCTGGGACTTGCAGGACATGCAGGCAGTGGACCTGGCGCGGTTGGATGCTCGTGGCGTTTTGGCGCTGATTCTGGCGGCCATTGAATCGGAACGTTTCCATGACGGTGCCTTGCTGTCCTTTTTTGAGTCGGGCAGCATACAGCGTTGGTTGGAGCGGTTGGCAGAATTGGACGAGGACTGAAGCTTATTTTATGAAATAAGGCCTGCTGGCCCTCTGTGGGCCATTGTCAGGTGGGCATAAATATAAGTTGAGCAATTCATTAAAGACAGTTGAAGGAGGGATGCTGATGCGCAAAAAGAATCGTGAGGTGACGAATCCGGCCGATATTTTTTCAATCATGCAAGCTTGCGATCGAGCGGTTTTGGCTTTTAACGCTGAACCGGCTCCTTACTTGTTGCCGGTCAACATGGGCAGTACCTTTACAGAAGATGGTTTTACCCTCTATTTTCATGGGGCGACGGAAGGTTGCAAGTATGCCTATCTTCGCGATGGGGCGACCGTCAGTTTTGAAATGGACTGCCACCATGAACTCATCGCCGATCAAGCCCGAGGGTATTGTACCATGGACTACGATGCGGTCATCGGCAACGGACGGGTGTATGAAATTCTACCGCCGGCTGAAAAAGCGGCGGCCTTGCAAATCATTGTGGACAGCCACCATGTGGATGAAGCCTTTGTCTATAACCCTGCGGCAATTCCGCGCACGCGCGTTTTTAAAGTTGAGGTCAATCACATAACCGGTAAGTCAAAACATTCATCAGCGACGAGCTAAAGAGGGTGAACCTATGATTAAAATAGCCACGCAAGCAGATGCCGGGAGCCTGGCATCCCTGGCCAAACGCTTATGGCCGGAGAGCAATATTGAAGAATTGCGCAACGAATTTATTGCCTTTACAGCACCACGGGATTTGAACAACCGCTGTTTTTTGGCTCTAGCCGGTGCCTTGCCGGTCGGTTTTGCGCATGTATCGGTGCGGTATGATTTTGTAGAAGGCTGCGACCATACACCGGTGTGCTATTTAGAGGGCATTTTTGTGCGAGAAGCCTATCGTGGTCAAGGGTTGGGTAAAGCCTTGGTCAAAGGGGCGGAAGATTTCGGCTTGACCCGCGGTTGTCGGGAATTTGCGGCAGATTGCGCGCTTGACAATGGAGTCGGCGCCCAATTCCATGCGGCAATGGGACTGACAGAAGTGGGCCGGATAATCTGTTTTAAAAAAGATATTTCTACCGCCGCTACGGTTAGCGCCGGGGCCATTATTGATGATAGGCCCATCTGCGAAATCCCCGATGGATCAACAAAAGAATAAAGCGTATAAAAATACCGCAAATCGTAAAAGATTTGCGGTATTTTTCCTATTAGAGGCGCATTTTGAAGTCTTCGTATCCGAACTTTCGCAAGACGCGCCAATCTTTTCGCGATGGACTGCCGGTTAAAATGGTCGGCAAGGGCATGCCGTTAAAGGTGTTCGTTTTGACCATGGTGTACAGGGCCATATCACCGAAGACAAGGCGGTCGCCCGGCTTGAGCGGGTCGTCAAAGGAATAATCGCCAATGACATCTCCGGCCAGGCAGGTTGGCCCCGCTAAGCGATAGGTGTGGGCTTTTTCCTGGGGATTGCCGGCGCCCAACACCGGTGGTCGATAGGGCATTTCAATAACATCCGGCATATGGCAGGCAGCGGAAGTATCTAAAATGGCGATGTCCATCTCGTTGTGCACAATGTCCACCACAGATGCGGTCAGCGTGCCGGCGTTCAAGACCACCGCTTCGCCCGGTTCCAGGTAGAGCTGGACGCCGTAAGTGCGATGCAGGACTTGGAGGCAGTTGATTAAGCCGTCGACATCGTAATCGGCGCGGGTGATATGGTGTCCGCCGCCTAAGTTGAGCCAGCGCATCAGCGGCAGGTATTCGCCGAACTGGTCTAGAAAAGCGTTCAGCGTTTCCTGTAAGGCATCAAAACCCTGCTCGCACAAGGTATGAAAGTGGAGGCCTTCAATGCCCCGTAAGTTCTTGCCTAAAAAATCTTTTTTGAGAATGCCCAGCCGTGAACCGGGGGCACAGGGGTCATAAATCCCACCGTCTTGCGTTGAATGATTCGGATTCACCCGCAAGCCACAACTTTTTCCTGCTGCCAGGGCCTGGGGGCTGAAGGCCTCCCACTGGGCAAAGGAATTAAAGGAAAGGTGGTCTACATAGCCTAAAATCTCGTCAAATTCCGAGGACCGGTAAGCCGGAGAAAAAATGTGCGTTTCCTTACCCATTTCTTCATGACCGAGCCGGGCTTCAAAAAGGCCGCTGGCGGTCGTACCGGCCAAGACCTCGCCAATCATCGGGTAGAGGGCGAAATTGGAAAAGGCCTTTTGCGCCAGAAGAATTTTGGCACCGGTTTCCGCCTGGACCCGGCCAAGGATGCGCAGATTTTCAGCCAAAGCATCCTCGTCAATGGCAAAAAAGGGCGTCGGCACTTCCGCTAATTGCAGGGCCATCAGTCCACCAATTCCGGTGAGAAATCTTGTCGCCAGGGCAGACCCCATTCATTTAAGCCGTCCATGAACGGGTCCGGATCAAATTCGTCCACGGTGTAAACGCCCGGCCGTTCCCACAGGCCTTTTAAGACCAACATGGCGCCAATCATTGCCGGCACACCGGTGGTGTAACTGACCGCCTGGCTGCCCACCTCTTTATAAGCTTCCTGGTGGTCGCAGACGTTATACAGGTAATAGGTTTTATCCTTACCGTCTTTTTTACCGCGGAAGATACAACCGATATTTGTTTTGCCAACCGTCCGTTCACCAAGAGAAGACGGGTCTGGCAGGACCGCTTGTAAAAACTGCAGGGGAATGATCTCCTGGCCTTGGAAGTTGATCGGCTCAATGGAAGTCATGCCTACATTTTCCAAGCATTTCAAATGGGTAAGATAGCTTTCGCCGAAGGTCATAAAGAACCGAATGCGGCGCAAACCGGGAATGTTTTTCGCCAAGCTTTCCAATTCTTCATGATAGAGCAAATACATATCTTTTTTGCCCACTTCATCAAAATTGTACTCCCGTTTGATGGCCATCGGTTCCGTTTCAATCCATTCACCATTTTCCCAGTAGCGGCCATTGGCGCTGACCTCACGGATATTGATTTCCGGGTTAAAATTCGTTGCAAAAGGATAACCATGGTCGCCCCCATTGCAATCGAGAATGTCAATGGTATTGATTTCATCAAACTCATGCTTGAGGGCATAAGCTGCAAAAACAGACGTAACCCCCGGGTCAAAACCGGAGCCTAAAATCCCCGTAATGCCCGCTTCTTTAAACTTATCCATATACGCCCATTGCCACTTGTACTCAAATTTTGCCGTATCCGGATGCTCATAGTTCGCCGTATCCAGATAATGGGTCTTGGTTTCCACACAGGCATCCATAATCGATAAATCTTGGTAGGGCAGGGCCAAGTTCACCACAATATCCGGGTCAAAGGCCTTGATCAAGGCCACCACAGCAGCGGTATCGTCTGCATCCACCTGGGCCGTAGAGAGCTTCGTTTTCGTATTTTGACAGCGGGCCACAATATCCTGACACTTGGACTCCGTCCGGCTGGCAACCATCACTTCCGTAAAGACATCATCATTTTGCGCCATTTTCTGGACCGCCACAGATGCGACCCCACCGGCACCAATCACCAATGCTTTTCCCATAACAAACCTCCTATTGTCAAAAAAGTTCAGCTGATGTTTACTTACCCGTAAAGCCGTGTCGTTTACACGACGGGATATAAGTAACAGATCTCGTTTGAATTATAACGAATGCTGGTTGTTGGTACAAGACAATAAAAAAGGCTCGCTAAATTGGCGAACCTTTAAGTGTCATTTAAGCTTCAAAAAAATTGAAATCACATCGATTCTTCACAGGATGATGATAAGTTTTCCTGAGACGTCAAAGAAACCTGGCCTTGGATGGCGTGACCCT
It contains:
- a CDS encoding carboxylesterase family protein, with amino-acid sequence MQTVSAEMGRRQGITVQFKGLRYAAAERYTPPELVPFEGALAEMIGFTPYALQNRTSLEKLIFGVDYGAVRQREDCQYLSVTVPLEDGAMPDGLPVMVWFHGGAFSNGGADNRAYDPVNLAEESKVIVVSVNYRLGILGFVRDAAGHTGHPGLLDQIAALQWVAAHIERFGGDPTKVCIFGQSAGGTSVHSLLLSVGDSGLFRRAIIQSAPFGTLTRRSPMDEAIRAQVLSLPEDAGPEALLECQLMAEKAVRERGNARYMHFAPHAGVSPLPPADRSLDAYARAAEKVDLLIGANTCEPSIYMAHYPWFPKAVQRPYLGQVLRRILRFKSDAIFGKGARRVATDYAQAGGRTYFYECSWGEDRSVYGGCHCAEMPLVFGADLYMGSPLLMNKSIAEVDRVGQRVRRIWTDFAKTGVIQSLAIPGCIQIKPL
- the nspC gene encoding carboxynorspermidine decarboxylase; this encodes MALQLAEVPTPFFAIDEDALAENLRILGRVQAETGAKILLAQKAFSNFALYPMIGEVLAGTTASGLFEARLGHEEMGKETHIFSPAYRSSEFDEILGYVDHLSFNSFAQWEAFSPQALAAGKSCGLRVNPNHSTQDGGIYDPCAPGSRLGILKKDFLGKNLRGIEGLHFHTLCEQGFDALQETLNAFLDQFGEYLPLMRWLNLGGGHHITRADYDVDGLINCLQVLHRTYGVQLYLEPGEAVVLNAGTLTASVVDIVHNEMDIAILDTSAACHMPDVIEMPYRPPVLGAGNPQEKAHTYRLAGPTCLAGDVIGDYSFDDPLKPGDRLVFGDMALYTMVKTNTFNGMPLPTILTGSPSRKDWRVLRKFGYEDFKMRL
- a CDS encoding saccharopine dehydrogenase family protein gives rise to the protein MGKALVIGAGGVASVAVQKMAQNDDVFTEVMVASRTESKCQDIVARCQNTKTKLSTAQVDADDTAAVVALIKAFDPDIVVNLALPYQDLSIMDACVETKTHYLDTANYEHPDTAKFEYKWQWAYMDKFKEAGITGILGSGFDPGVTSVFAAYALKHEFDEINTIDILDCNGGDHGYPFATNFNPEINIREVSANGRYWENGEWIETEPMAIKREYNFDEVGKKDMYLLYHEELESLAKNIPGLRRIRFFMTFGESYLTHLKCLENVGMTSIEPINFQGQEIIPLQFLQAVLPDPSSLGERTVGKTNIGCIFRGKKDGKDKTYYLYNVCDHQEAYKEVGSQAVSYTTGVPAMIGAMLVLKGLWERPGVYTVDEFDPDPFMDGLNEWGLPWRQDFSPELVD
- the aac(6') gene encoding aminoglycoside 6'-N-acetyltransferase; amino-acid sequence: MIKIATQADAGSLASLAKRLWPESNIEELRNEFIAFTAPRDLNNRCFLALAGALPVGFAHVSVRYDFVEGCDHTPVCYLEGIFVREAYRGQGLGKALVKGAEDFGLTRGCREFAADCALDNGVGAQFHAAMGLTEVGRIICFKKDISTAATVSAGAIIDDRPICEIPDGSTKE
- a CDS encoding pyridoxamine 5'-phosphate oxidase family protein, coding for MRKKNREVTNPADIFSIMQACDRAVLAFNAEPAPYLLPVNMGSTFTEDGFTLYFHGATEGCKYAYLRDGATVSFEMDCHHELIADQARGYCTMDYDAVIGNGRVYEILPPAEKAAALQIIVDSHHVDEAFVYNPAAIPRTRVFKVEVNHITGKSKHSSATS
- a CDS encoding DUF6508 domain-containing protein — protein: MTYKTITDYLPIFAGKPAGHWVVDDHNAGTEAEPIDMAHVVYSDDVQDFIAVMTRFQKKNPLMGLRDFNDILKAYGIRWDLQDMQAVDLARLDARGVLALILAAIESERFHDGALLSFFESGSIQRWLERLAELDED